The Saprospiraceae bacterium genome includes a window with the following:
- a CDS encoding 3-phosphoshikimate 1-carboxyvinyltransferase, which translates to MQSIKIYRTNKIIKGTIKLSGSKSISNRVLMIQAICGNPFQIENISDSDDTQTLIRLLETKDSVLDCHHAGTTFRFLTAFLAFSERTVTLTGSERMQQRPVGPLVDALRNCGASIDYLGKEGYPPLQINPPVSEPSETLRLPANISSQYISALLMVAPTFRKGLIIELEGSVVSKPYIEMTIGIMNYFGVEVSWNDNILTIPNASYQPREFYVEADWSAASYYYAIAGLSDKADIKLEGLMENSLQGDAQITEICRKFGLITDYENRAIVIRKLKDVQPPAFFEYDFIQQPDIVQSIAVLAAGLGVHCVYTGLQTLRIKETDRIKALQTELAKFNVFLSAVPPRFSGKSGKEYFMQEGEVSTDTENIKIETYNDHRMAMSFAVLSVLISVIIQDAEVVSKSYPSFWKDLERLGFSMDLGI; encoded by the coding sequence ATGCAATCAATAAAAATATACAGGACAAATAAAATCATCAAAGGAACGATCAAACTGAGTGGTTCAAAGAGTATTTCCAACAGAGTATTAATGATACAGGCAATCTGCGGAAATCCCTTTCAAATTGAAAATATTTCAGACAGCGATGATACACAAACACTAATAAGGCTGCTTGAAACAAAAGATTCTGTTTTAGATTGCCATCATGCCGGTACTACATTCCGATTTCTGACTGCATTTCTGGCTTTCTCAGAACGAACTGTAACGTTAACCGGCTCTGAAAGGATGCAACAACGTCCTGTCGGCCCACTCGTAGATGCATTAAGAAACTGTGGGGCCAGTATTGATTATCTAGGAAAGGAAGGATATCCTCCTCTCCAAATCAATCCTCCGGTGTCAGAACCATCTGAAACTTTACGATTACCAGCTAATATCAGCTCACAGTATATTTCTGCTTTGTTAATGGTAGCTCCCACTTTTCGAAAGGGTTTAATCATAGAATTGGAAGGATCTGTAGTTTCAAAACCATATATCGAAATGACTATAGGTATTATGAATTACTTCGGGGTAGAAGTGAGTTGGAATGACAACATCCTAACTATTCCTAATGCGAGTTACCAACCAAGAGAATTTTATGTCGAAGCAGATTGGTCGGCGGCTTCTTATTATTATGCAATCGCCGGATTATCGGATAAGGCTGATATAAAACTGGAAGGCTTGATGGAAAACAGTCTACAGGGAGATGCACAAATTACCGAAATTTGCCGAAAGTTTGGATTAATAACAGATTATGAAAATAGGGCAATAGTTATTCGAAAATTGAAAGATGTACAACCGCCTGCCTTTTTTGAATACGATTTTATTCAACAACCCGACATAGTTCAGAGCATTGCTGTTCTAGCGGCTGGTCTTGGCGTCCATTGTGTATATACAGGGCTTCAGACTCTAAGGATTAAAGAAACTGACAGAATCAAAGCACTGCAAACAGAACTGGCAAAATTTAATGTGTTTTTATCTGCAGTACCTCCCCGGTTTTCAGGAAAATCCGGAAAAGAATATTTTATGCAGGAGGGAGAAGTTTCAACAGATACAGAAAACATAAAAATCGAAACATACAATGATCATCGAATGGCAATGTCATTTGCTGTGTTGTCGGTACTGATTTCGGTTATCATTCAGGATGCTGAGGTGGTTTCAAAATCATATCCGTCATTTTGGAAAGACTTGGAAAGATTAGGGTTTAGTATGGATTTGGGGATTTAG
- a CDS encoding S46 family peptidase, whose translation MWLPQLLKSLNEKEMKSMGMKISAEDIYSVNKGSLKDAIVHFGGFCTSEIISPNGLLLTNHHCGYGQIQSHSTVENNLIRNGFWAKNYKEELPNPGLNAIFIDYIDDVTMKILKGVKDDFTPAQRQSAVDKNIAEVKKTYNLASYQDVVIRPFFDGNQYFAFVTTTYRDVRLVGAPPESIGKFGADTDNWVWPRHNGDFSLFRIYAGPDNKPADYSTDNVPFKPKHFLPISLDGVEKNDFTMVFGFPGRTTQYLPGVAVQQILEKLNPPKIAIRETALAIMDKYMRKDEKIKIKYASKYASIANAWKKWIGENLGLKKSNALQKKADYEKEFKRRLPKDSPYKNLLPELEKLHLDIDEYAVAREYYSEIALRNVELIGFMNTLKRLVTAYENNGEKGYLTTLERLNKSMENFYKNLDIRVDQEKFGALMTMYVNDLDKKFVPELLQRENLSMSVNEDYSQVAVDQYMMTSFSDYQEAIKILAKNPADAVASIKKDPLYGLAIAWADFYTTEISNPYNDIKKEIDLKLALYTKAQMEVFKEKRFYPDANSTMRVTYGNVNGYEPKDAVKYHHISYLDGVIEKYVPGDYEFDVPQKLLDLYQSKDFGPYADKNGKMAVAFIASNHTTGGNSGSPAIDAHGNLVGLNFDRVWEGTMSDINYDPSICRNIMIDARYILFIVDKFAGAGHLVSEMKLVHPKKGKNKKKKK comes from the coding sequence ATGTGGCTGCCACAGTTGCTCAAGTCACTCAACGAAAAGGAAATGAAGAGCATGGGCATGAAAATATCCGCAGAAGATATCTACAGTGTCAATAAAGGCTCGCTTAAAGATGCTATTGTTCATTTTGGCGGGTTTTGTACATCAGAAATCATTTCTCCCAATGGATTACTTCTTACCAATCATCATTGCGGTTACGGTCAGATTCAGTCACATTCTACTGTTGAAAACAATCTGATCCGAAACGGATTTTGGGCAAAAAATTATAAGGAAGAACTCCCCAATCCCGGGTTAAATGCTATTTTTATTGATTATATTGATGATGTCACTATGAAGATATTGAAGGGTGTTAAAGATGATTTTACACCAGCACAACGTCAATCTGCAGTAGATAAAAATATAGCAGAAGTCAAAAAGACTTACAATCTGGCATCTTATCAGGATGTTGTAATCAGACCTTTTTTTGATGGAAATCAGTACTTTGCATTTGTAACCACCACCTACAGGGATGTAAGATTAGTTGGAGCACCACCTGAATCTATCGGGAAATTTGGAGCAGACACCGACAACTGGGTATGGCCAAGACATAACGGTGATTTTTCACTTTTCAGAATTTATGCAGGCCCAGACAATAAACCTGCTGATTATTCTACGGATAACGTACCCTTTAAGCCGAAACATTTTTTACCGATATCATTGGATGGTGTGGAAAAAAATGATTTTACGATGGTATTTGGTTTTCCGGGAAGAACAACTCAATATCTGCCTGGTGTCGCAGTTCAACAAATTCTGGAAAAGCTCAATCCACCTAAAATTGCGATACGTGAAACAGCATTGGCAATCATGGACAAATACATGAGAAAAGATGAAAAAATCAAAATAAAGTATGCTTCAAAATACGCTTCCATAGCCAACGCCTGGAAAAAATGGATTGGCGAAAATCTGGGTTTAAAGAAGTCAAATGCTCTACAGAAAAAAGCTGATTACGAAAAAGAATTTAAAAGGAGGCTTCCTAAAGATTCACCTTACAAAAATCTCCTACCCGAACTTGAAAAACTTCATTTGGATATTGATGAATATGCCGTTGCAAGAGAATATTATTCAGAAATTGCTCTCAGAAATGTTGAGCTGATTGGATTTATGAACACCTTAAAGCGACTCGTTACTGCTTATGAAAATAACGGTGAAAAAGGATATCTCACAACTTTGGAAAGGTTAAATAAATCAATGGAAAATTTTTATAAAAACTTGGACATACGGGTAGATCAGGAAAAATTTGGTGCTTTAATGACAATGTATGTAAATGATCTGGATAAGAAATTTGTGCCGGAATTACTACAAAGAGAAAATCTCAGCATGTCTGTAAACGAAGATTATTCCCAGGTGGCTGTTGACCAATACATGATGACATCCTTCTCTGATTATCAGGAAGCTATAAAAATTCTGGCAAAAAACCCGGCGGATGCAGTTGCGTCCATTAAAAAAGATCCGCTTTATGGATTGGCGATAGCATGGGCAGATTTTTATACTACCGAGATTTCCAATCCCTACAATGATATCAAAAAGGAAATAGACCTGAAACTGGCTTTATATACCAAAGCTCAGATGGAAGTATTTAAAGAAAAAAGATTTTATCCGGACGCTAACAGCACCATGCGTGTCACGTACGGAAATGTAAATGGATACGAACCCAAAGATGCAGTGAAGTATCATCATATTTCTTATCTGGATGGTGTAATTGAAAAATATGTTCCCGGAGATTATGAGTTTGATGTTCCACAAAAGTTGTTGGACCTATACCAGTCAAAAGATTTTGGACCATATGCGGATAAAAACGGAAAGATGGCGGTAGCCTTTATTGCATCCAATCATACGACCGGTGGTAATTCCGGAAGTCCTGCAATCGATGCGCATGGAAACCTGGTGGGCTTGAATTTTGATCGCGTATGGGAGGGAACAATGAGTGATATTAATTATGATCCTTCTATATGCCGGAATATCATGATAGACGCCCGATATATTCTTTTTATTGTCGATAAGTTTGCCGGAGCAGGTCATCTTGTGTCCGAAATGAAACTCGTACATCCTAAAAAAGGGAAGAATAAGAAAAAGAAGAAATAG
- the purL gene encoding phosphoribosylformylglycinamidine synthase, protein MVYFFKNTENKYFAVSHSASFTENDIPKLKWLFGEAVFLGTETIEGDFIGPRASMITPWSTNAVEITQNMVIEGILRIEQFSLFLDLQVSFDPMLLQRYHKLDQQIFDFPVSPEPIKEIKDISAYNQTEGLSLSEEEIQYLEDLAIKLGRKLTDSEVFGFSQVNSEHCRHKIFNGTFVIDNEEMDLSLFKWIKKTSQIHPNQIVSAYKDNVAFVQGPDIIQFAPASGDKADFYQRKKISSVLSLKAETHNFPTTVEPFNGAATGSGGEIRDRLAGGQGSIPLAGTAVYMTPYARRGENVLPETEFTSRKWLYQTPLDILIKASNGASDFGNKFGQPLIAGSLLTFEHEENGRYLGYDKVIMLAGGIGFGNAEQSKKLTPEAGDKIVVLGGDNYRIGMGGAAVSSADTGSFSSGIELNAVQRSNPEMQKRVANAIRTLTEEDENPIISIHDHGAGGHLNCLSELVEETGGVIEIDNLPIGDPTLSDKEIIGNESQERMGLIIKNKDILKLKAIAERERAPMYLVGEVTSDHRFTFRSSATGLKPMDLKLSDIFGSSPKFVMKDQRISQNYATLEFNHNNIYESVKAVLQLEAVACKDWLTNKVDRCVSGRVAKQQCAGPLQLPLNNCGVMALDFEGNEGIATSIGHAPVSALIDAAAGSRNAIAEALTNIVWAPLNGGIKGISLSANWMWPCKNPGEDARLYDAVQACAEFAIALGINIPTGKDSLSMKQKYPDREVIAPGTVIISAAAHCTDIKKVVEPVMKKEGGAVYYINVSGHDFELGGSSFAQSLHKVGNITPDINNPEDVVAIFNTVQNLIHRDLILAGHDVGSGGLITTLLEMLFADNQLSASFDLSELGENDIFKLLFSENAGIVFQIKAGFETEVEKWLDSRNVKWNKIGEVHSGDEMQIRINENHLYFNVSEYRDIWYKTSYRMDIHQSGEVKALERFNNYKNQPLKFVFPKEFNGKKPVINSDLPRIKAAVIREKGSNSERELANAMFLAGFDVKDVHMTDLVSGRETLEDIHFIGAVGGFSNSDVLGSAKGWAGAFMYNEKAKAALDKFFARKDTLSVGICNGCQLFVELGLIDTKGDQKPIMTFNESNKHESAFTSVTIQKNNSVMLSSLEGCTLGVWISHGEGKFLLKGAESEYHIVAKYGYNAYPANPNGSDYNTAMMSTADGRHLVMMPHIERSTFQWNWANYEEGRQDEVSPWLEAFINARKWLEERD, encoded by the coding sequence ATGGTATATTTTTTTAAAAACACGGAAAACAAATATTTTGCTGTTTCCCATTCCGCTTCATTTACTGAAAATGATATTCCAAAACTGAAATGGCTGTTCGGAGAAGCTGTTTTTTTAGGAACTGAAACGATTGAAGGAGATTTTATCGGGCCACGAGCTTCTATGATTACTCCGTGGAGTACCAATGCTGTTGAGATCACACAGAATATGGTCATTGAAGGTATTTTAAGAATTGAACAATTTAGTCTATTTTTAGATTTGCAAGTTTCCTTTGATCCGATGTTACTCCAAAGATATCACAAACTAGATCAGCAAATTTTTGATTTTCCAGTCAGCCCGGAACCTATCAAAGAGATAAAAGATATCTCAGCTTATAACCAAACGGAGGGTTTGTCTCTCAGTGAAGAAGAAATTCAATACCTGGAAGATTTGGCCATCAAATTGGGTAGAAAACTGACCGATTCGGAAGTTTTTGGTTTCTCACAGGTTAATTCTGAACACTGTCGTCACAAAATTTTTAATGGTACGTTTGTCATTGACAATGAAGAAATGGACCTTTCATTATTTAAGTGGATTAAAAAAACTTCCCAAATCCATCCCAATCAAATCGTATCAGCTTACAAGGACAATGTGGCTTTTGTACAGGGTCCGGATATCATTCAATTCGCCCCTGCTTCGGGGGACAAAGCAGATTTTTACCAAAGGAAAAAAATATCTTCTGTTTTATCACTTAAGGCAGAGACCCATAATTTTCCCACTACCGTAGAACCCTTTAACGGAGCAGCTACCGGTTCCGGGGGTGAGATTAGAGATCGATTGGCCGGAGGTCAGGGATCTATTCCATTGGCGGGTACGGCAGTGTATATGACACCTTACGCACGAAGGGGTGAAAACGTGCTGCCGGAAACTGAATTTACTTCCCGAAAATGGTTGTACCAAACGCCTCTTGACATACTGATAAAAGCGTCTAACGGAGCCTCGGATTTTGGTAATAAATTTGGTCAACCTTTAATAGCAGGCTCTCTGCTCACTTTTGAGCATGAAGAAAACGGAAGGTATCTGGGTTATGACAAGGTTATCATGCTTGCTGGTGGCATTGGTTTTGGAAATGCAGAACAATCCAAAAAATTAACACCTGAAGCCGGAGACAAAATTGTAGTGTTGGGTGGTGATAATTACAGAATCGGTATGGGTGGCGCAGCTGTATCTTCTGCGGATACCGGTTCATTCAGCAGTGGTATTGAGTTGAATGCCGTACAACGTTCGAATCCGGAGATGCAAAAAAGAGTGGCAAATGCCATCAGAACATTGACAGAAGAAGACGAAAACCCCATTATCTCCATTCATGATCATGGCGCCGGAGGGCATTTAAATTGTCTTTCTGAACTGGTAGAAGAAACAGGTGGTGTGATTGAAATTGATAATCTGCCAATAGGAGACCCGACCCTTTCAGATAAAGAAATTATCGGCAACGAATCTCAGGAAAGAATGGGTCTTATTATTAAAAATAAAGACATTTTAAAGCTGAAAGCTATAGCCGAAAGAGAGCGTGCACCGATGTATCTGGTGGGTGAAGTAACTTCGGATCATCGGTTTACATTCCGATCATCAGCCACAGGACTAAAGCCCATGGACCTTAAATTATCAGATATATTTGGGTCTTCTCCGAAGTTTGTAATGAAAGATCAAAGAATTTCTCAAAACTATGCTACATTAGAATTTAATCATAATAACATATATGAAAGTGTCAAAGCAGTCCTTCAGCTTGAAGCAGTAGCTTGTAAGGATTGGCTCACAAACAAAGTAGATCGTTGTGTTTCAGGAAGAGTTGCAAAACAGCAATGCGCCGGTCCTTTGCAACTGCCCCTAAATAATTGCGGAGTGATGGCTCTGGATTTTGAAGGGAATGAAGGTATTGCGACTTCTATAGGTCACGCTCCCGTCAGTGCTCTCATTGACGCAGCAGCTGGCAGCAGAAATGCGATAGCGGAAGCATTGACAAATATTGTTTGGGCTCCGTTAAATGGCGGTATCAAAGGAATCTCTCTATCAGCAAACTGGATGTGGCCGTGTAAAAATCCGGGAGAAGATGCCCGTCTTTACGATGCAGTACAGGCATGTGCTGAATTTGCTATTGCCTTGGGTATTAATATTCCTACCGGTAAGGATTCGTTATCGATGAAACAAAAATATCCGGACAGAGAAGTGATTGCTCCGGGGACAGTCATTATTTCAGCAGCCGCACATTGTACCGATATAAAAAAAGTTGTCGAACCAGTAATGAAAAAAGAGGGAGGGGCTGTTTATTATATCAATGTGTCCGGCCATGATTTTGAATTGGGTGGGTCTTCTTTTGCACAATCACTCCATAAAGTAGGAAATATAACACCCGATATTAACAATCCTGAAGATGTTGTTGCCATTTTCAATACCGTTCAGAACTTGATTCATCGCGACTTGATACTTGCAGGACACGATGTCGGAAGTGGCGGACTAATTACTACATTACTGGAAATGTTATTTGCAGATAATCAGCTTTCGGCTTCTTTTGACTTATCAGAGCTTGGAGAAAATGATATTTTTAAACTTCTTTTTTCGGAAAATGCTGGAATCGTATTTCAGATTAAAGCAGGCTTTGAGACAGAAGTAGAAAAATGGTTGGATAGCCGGAATGTAAAATGGAACAAAATAGGCGAAGTTCATTCAGGTGATGAAATGCAGATCCGGATAAATGAAAATCATCTCTATTTTAATGTATCAGAATACCGGGATATTTGGTATAAAACTTCTTACCGGATGGATATTCATCAAAGCGGAGAAGTGAAAGCGCTTGAAAGGTTCAATAATTATAAAAACCAACCCTTAAAATTTGTTTTTCCTAAAGAGTTTAATGGTAAAAAACCAGTTATAAATTCGGATTTGCCAAGAATAAAAGCAGCAGTCATCAGAGAGAAAGGCAGCAATTCTGAAAGAGAACTTGCCAACGCCATGTTTCTTGCCGGATTTGACGTGAAAGATGTGCATATGACAGACCTTGTCAGCGGGCGAGAGACATTGGAAGACATACATTTTATAGGTGCAGTCGGTGGTTTTTCCAATTCGGATGTACTGGGTTCTGCCAAAGGTTGGGCCGGGGCTTTTATGTATAATGAAAAGGCGAAAGCAGCTTTAGACAAATTTTTTGCCAGAAAAGATACGTTATCAGTTGGTATTTGTAATGGTTGTCAGCTATTTGTAGAATTGGGCTTAATTGATACGAAAGGCGATCAAAAACCGATAATGACCTTTAATGAGTCGAACAAACATGAAAGTGCCTTTACTTCGGTTACAATACAAAAAAATAATTCTGTGATGTTATCATCCCTCGAAGGATGTACTTTGGGTGTTTGGATTTCGCATGGTGAAGGAAAATTTTTATTGAAGGGTGCAGAATCAGAGTATCATATCGTTGCCAAATACGGATATAATGCCTATCCCGCCAACCCGAACGGTTCAGATTACAACACTGCGATGATGTCAACAGCAGACGGAAGACACTTGGTCATGATGCCTCATATCGAGCGATCTACTTTTCAATGGAATTGGGCCAATTATGAAGAGGGTCGACAGGATGAGGTTTCTCCATGGCTCGAAGCTTTTATCAATGCCAGAAAATGGCTGGAAGAAAGGGATTAG